In a genomic window of Wyeomyia smithii strain HCP4-BCI-WySm-NY-G18 chromosome 1, ASM2978416v1, whole genome shotgun sequence:
- the LOC129717855 gene encoding prion-like-(Q/N-rich) domain-bearing protein 25 isoform X1 codes for MHWLAVICLAQLYLLSHDLSPIEAVVICVRNKHYDDGTIRSRSVLWPCIIGSDDCSKVPRAQCSIYGFCQCPAGHVFSTDVTRCLPESLYGVACEEAVQCSHMLTGAKCDGGFCTCDTDYTYVRGRCRQLANLHEPCTDDIDCFFSYNREAVVCRNNACECALGFYERSTNVCRRRVSLGDACLVNEDCSGDEVECLADKCTSTAESKTFRDVGIQVRSLEKVETKEASWNSQQQQQTSNSRQSSFSEEHGGRRDSSTSGSTAKRFDTTAAFGDSCAEEMKECTGLRYSVCKVGQCHCREGFYNVDGACKAELGEHVDFAEDCGGGNFSPEGRCVCANNQFYNYHMRTCLKGVLGINTSCTASSQCSPYGEAYCTSAPPKRCTCYPYAEYDAKRQMCVRKTGYEQYCEADQHCPLANAECSEENTCVCKTNYFYVNERCKAAKGGSCDAADDCGFDKAKCEPEAESESKQCDCIKGHIYHDQTCLKEAEEYEEECVTNEQCRPLLGSLAKCMDNKCKCDESGTHYKDGQCQVKKKFRRRRRFRKPNPNALNERCDRSSQCYVEEGDENVECRNSSCQCKFDFTTDVERQRCVKPSRGKNASGRPSPLKVITLALTGAAILITGSALRDAYYM; via the exons ATGCACTGGCTGGCTGTGATTTGCTTGGCTCAGCTTTACTTACTCAGCCATGATTTATCTCCGATTGAAGCCGTCGTTATCTGCGTCCGGAACAAACATTACGACGATGGTACTATTA GATCCCGCAGTGTGCTGTGGCCATGCATCATTGGGTCGGACGACTGCAGTAAGGTGCCCAGGGCGCAGTGCTCAATTTACGGTTTTTGCCAGTGTCCAGCGGGCCATGTGTTTTCCACCGATGTTACGCGCTGCTTGCCCGAATCGCTCTACGGGGTAGCGTGCGAGGAAGCGGTGCAGTGTTCTCATATGCTTACCGGTGCCAAGTGCGATGGTGGCTTCTGTACCTGTGACACCGATTACACCTACGTTCGTGGACGATGCCGTCAGCTGGCAAACCTGCACGAACCCTGCACTGAT GACATTGACTGTTTCTTCAGCTACAATCGCGAAGCAGTTGTTTGTCGGAATAATGCTTGCGAGTGCGCACTAGGTTTCTACGAAAGAAGTACAAATGTGTGCCGCCGACGAGTTTCTC TCGGCGACGCTTGTCTGGTGAATGAAGACTGCAGTGGAGATGAAGTGGAGTGTCTGGCCGATAAATGCACATCCACCGCAGAATCCAAAACATTTCGCGATGTCGGTATTCAGGTTAGATCACTGGAAAAAGTGGAGACGAAAGAGGCTTCTTGGAATAGtcaacaacagcagcaaactAGTAATAGCCGACAGAGCAGTTTCAGTGAAGAGCATGGAGGTCGCAGGGATAGCAGCACCAGTGGATCCACCGCTAAGAGATTTGATACCACCGCAGCAT TTGGAGATTCTTGTGCGGAGGAAATGAAGGAGTGCACCGGCTTGCGCTATTCGGTGTGCAAAGTGGGGCAATGTCACTGCCGGGAAGGTTTCTACAACGTTGATGGTGCTTGCAAGGCGGAACTTGGAGAACACGTTGATTTCGCAGAAGATTGTGGAGGTGGAAACTTTTCTCCGGAAGGTAGATGCGTGTGCGCGAACAATCAATTTTACAACTATCATATGAGAACATGCTTAAAAG GTGTCCTCGGTATTAACACATCCTGCACGGCTAGCAGTCAGTGTTCACCGTACGGTGAAGCGTACTGTACTTCCGCACCGCCGAAGCGTTGCACCTGCTATCCGTACGCCGAATACGATGCAAAGCGGCAGATGTGCGTACGTAAGACCGGTTACGAGCAGTACTGCGAAGCAgatcaacattgtccgctggcaAATGCTGAGTGTAGTGAGGAAAATACGTGCGTTTGCAAGACCAACTATTTCTATGTCAACGAGCGTTGCAAGGCAGCGAAGGGTGGCAGCTGTGATGCCGCGGATGACTGCGGATTCGATAAGGCAAAATGCGAACCGGAAGCCGAATCTGAATCGAAACAGTGCGACTGCATAAAGGGACACATCTATCATGATCAAACCTGTTTGAAGGAAGCGGAAGAGTACGAGGAGGAATGTGTTACTAACGAACAGTGCAGGCCGCTACTGGGGTCTCTAGCCAAATGTATGGACAACAAGTGCAAGTGCGATGAGAGTGGCACGCACTACAAGGATGGACAGTGCCAGGTCAAGAAGA AATTCCGCCGTCGTAGACGTTTTAGAAAACCAAATCCAAACG CTTTGAACGAGCGTTGCGATCGATCCAGCCAATGTTACGTCGAAGAGGGTGACGAAAATGTGGAGTGCCGGAACTCGTCCTGCCAGTGCAAATTTGACTTTACCACGGACGTAGAACGGCAGCGCTGTGTCAAACCAAGCCGAGGAAAAA
- the LOC129717855 gene encoding prion-like-(Q/N-rich) domain-bearing protein 25 isoform X2: MHWLAVICLAQLYLLSHDLSPIEAVVICVRNKHYDDGTIRSRSVLWPCIIGSDDCSKVPRAQCSIYGFCQCPAGHVFSTDVTRCLPESLYGVACEEAVQCSHMLTGAKCDGGFCTCDTDYTYVRGRCRQLANLHEPCTDDIDCFFSYNREAVVCRNNACECALGFYERSTNVCRRRVSLGDACLVNEDCSGDEVECLADKCTSTAESKTFRDVGIQVRSLEKVETKEASWNSQQQQQTSNSRQSSFSEEHGGRRDSSTSGSTAKRFDTTAAFGDSCAEEMKECTGLRYSVCKVGQCHCREGFYNVDGACKAELGEHVDFAEDCGGGNFSPEGRCVCANNQFYNYHMRTCLKGVLGINTSCTASSQCSPYGEAYCTSAPPKRCTCYPYAEYDAKRQMCVRKTGYEQYCEADQHCPLANAECSEENTCVCKTNYFYVNERCKAAKGGSCDAADDCGFDKAKCEPEAESESKQCDCIKGHIYHDQTCLKEAEEYEEECVTNEQCRPLLGSLAKCMDNKCKCDESGTHYKDGQCQVKKTLNERCDRSSQCYVEEGDENVECRNSSCQCKFDFTTDVERQRCVKPSRGKNASGRPSPLKVITLALTGAAILITGSALRDAYYM; this comes from the exons ATGCACTGGCTGGCTGTGATTTGCTTGGCTCAGCTTTACTTACTCAGCCATGATTTATCTCCGATTGAAGCCGTCGTTATCTGCGTCCGGAACAAACATTACGACGATGGTACTATTA GATCCCGCAGTGTGCTGTGGCCATGCATCATTGGGTCGGACGACTGCAGTAAGGTGCCCAGGGCGCAGTGCTCAATTTACGGTTTTTGCCAGTGTCCAGCGGGCCATGTGTTTTCCACCGATGTTACGCGCTGCTTGCCCGAATCGCTCTACGGGGTAGCGTGCGAGGAAGCGGTGCAGTGTTCTCATATGCTTACCGGTGCCAAGTGCGATGGTGGCTTCTGTACCTGTGACACCGATTACACCTACGTTCGTGGACGATGCCGTCAGCTGGCAAACCTGCACGAACCCTGCACTGAT GACATTGACTGTTTCTTCAGCTACAATCGCGAAGCAGTTGTTTGTCGGAATAATGCTTGCGAGTGCGCACTAGGTTTCTACGAAAGAAGTACAAATGTGTGCCGCCGACGAGTTTCTC TCGGCGACGCTTGTCTGGTGAATGAAGACTGCAGTGGAGATGAAGTGGAGTGTCTGGCCGATAAATGCACATCCACCGCAGAATCCAAAACATTTCGCGATGTCGGTATTCAGGTTAGATCACTGGAAAAAGTGGAGACGAAAGAGGCTTCTTGGAATAGtcaacaacagcagcaaactAGTAATAGCCGACAGAGCAGTTTCAGTGAAGAGCATGGAGGTCGCAGGGATAGCAGCACCAGTGGATCCACCGCTAAGAGATTTGATACCACCGCAGCAT TTGGAGATTCTTGTGCGGAGGAAATGAAGGAGTGCACCGGCTTGCGCTATTCGGTGTGCAAAGTGGGGCAATGTCACTGCCGGGAAGGTTTCTACAACGTTGATGGTGCTTGCAAGGCGGAACTTGGAGAACACGTTGATTTCGCAGAAGATTGTGGAGGTGGAAACTTTTCTCCGGAAGGTAGATGCGTGTGCGCGAACAATCAATTTTACAACTATCATATGAGAACATGCTTAAAAG GTGTCCTCGGTATTAACACATCCTGCACGGCTAGCAGTCAGTGTTCACCGTACGGTGAAGCGTACTGTACTTCCGCACCGCCGAAGCGTTGCACCTGCTATCCGTACGCCGAATACGATGCAAAGCGGCAGATGTGCGTACGTAAGACCGGTTACGAGCAGTACTGCGAAGCAgatcaacattgtccgctggcaAATGCTGAGTGTAGTGAGGAAAATACGTGCGTTTGCAAGACCAACTATTTCTATGTCAACGAGCGTTGCAAGGCAGCGAAGGGTGGCAGCTGTGATGCCGCGGATGACTGCGGATTCGATAAGGCAAAATGCGAACCGGAAGCCGAATCTGAATCGAAACAGTGCGACTGCATAAAGGGACACATCTATCATGATCAAACCTGTTTGAAGGAAGCGGAAGAGTACGAGGAGGAATGTGTTACTAACGAACAGTGCAGGCCGCTACTGGGGTCTCTAGCCAAATGTATGGACAACAAGTGCAAGTGCGATGAGAGTGGCACGCACTACAAGGATGGACAGTGCCAGGTCAAGAAGA CTTTGAACGAGCGTTGCGATCGATCCAGCCAATGTTACGTCGAAGAGGGTGACGAAAATGTGGAGTGCCGGAACTCGTCCTGCCAGTGCAAATTTGACTTTACCACGGACGTAGAACGGCAGCGCTGTGTCAAACCAAGCCGAGGAAAAA
- the LOC129717855 gene encoding prion-like-(Q/N-rich) domain-bearing protein 25 isoform X4: protein MNRSLKWLLVILIVKGSRSVLWPCIIGSDDCSKVPRAQCSIYGFCQCPAGHVFSTDVTRCLPESLYGVACEEAVQCSHMLTGAKCDGGFCTCDTDYTYVRGRCRQLANLHEPCTDDIDCFFSYNREAVVCRNNACECALGFYERSTNVCRRRVSLGDACLVNEDCSGDEVECLADKCTSTAESKTFRDVGIQVRSLEKVETKEASWNSQQQQQTSNSRQSSFSEEHGGRRDSSTSGSTAKRFDTTAAFGDSCAEEMKECTGLRYSVCKVGQCHCREGFYNVDGACKAELGEHVDFAEDCGGGNFSPEGRCVCANNQFYNYHMRTCLKGVLGINTSCTASSQCSPYGEAYCTSAPPKRCTCYPYAEYDAKRQMCVRKTGYEQYCEADQHCPLANAECSEENTCVCKTNYFYVNERCKAAKGGSCDAADDCGFDKAKCEPEAESESKQCDCIKGHIYHDQTCLKEAEEYEEECVTNEQCRPLLGSLAKCMDNKCKCDESGTHYKDGQCQVKKKFRRRRRFRKPNPNALNERCDRSSQCYVEEGDENVECRNSSCQCKFDFTTDVERQRCVKPSRGKNASGRPSPLKVITLALTGAAILITGSALRDAYYM, encoded by the exons ATGAACCGTTCACTCAAGTGGTTACTAGTGATTCTAATTGTGAAAG GATCCCGCAGTGTGCTGTGGCCATGCATCATTGGGTCGGACGACTGCAGTAAGGTGCCCAGGGCGCAGTGCTCAATTTACGGTTTTTGCCAGTGTCCAGCGGGCCATGTGTTTTCCACCGATGTTACGCGCTGCTTGCCCGAATCGCTCTACGGGGTAGCGTGCGAGGAAGCGGTGCAGTGTTCTCATATGCTTACCGGTGCCAAGTGCGATGGTGGCTTCTGTACCTGTGACACCGATTACACCTACGTTCGTGGACGATGCCGTCAGCTGGCAAACCTGCACGAACCCTGCACTGAT GACATTGACTGTTTCTTCAGCTACAATCGCGAAGCAGTTGTTTGTCGGAATAATGCTTGCGAGTGCGCACTAGGTTTCTACGAAAGAAGTACAAATGTGTGCCGCCGACGAGTTTCTC TCGGCGACGCTTGTCTGGTGAATGAAGACTGCAGTGGAGATGAAGTGGAGTGTCTGGCCGATAAATGCACATCCACCGCAGAATCCAAAACATTTCGCGATGTCGGTATTCAGGTTAGATCACTGGAAAAAGTGGAGACGAAAGAGGCTTCTTGGAATAGtcaacaacagcagcaaactAGTAATAGCCGACAGAGCAGTTTCAGTGAAGAGCATGGAGGTCGCAGGGATAGCAGCACCAGTGGATCCACCGCTAAGAGATTTGATACCACCGCAGCAT TTGGAGATTCTTGTGCGGAGGAAATGAAGGAGTGCACCGGCTTGCGCTATTCGGTGTGCAAAGTGGGGCAATGTCACTGCCGGGAAGGTTTCTACAACGTTGATGGTGCTTGCAAGGCGGAACTTGGAGAACACGTTGATTTCGCAGAAGATTGTGGAGGTGGAAACTTTTCTCCGGAAGGTAGATGCGTGTGCGCGAACAATCAATTTTACAACTATCATATGAGAACATGCTTAAAAG GTGTCCTCGGTATTAACACATCCTGCACGGCTAGCAGTCAGTGTTCACCGTACGGTGAAGCGTACTGTACTTCCGCACCGCCGAAGCGTTGCACCTGCTATCCGTACGCCGAATACGATGCAAAGCGGCAGATGTGCGTACGTAAGACCGGTTACGAGCAGTACTGCGAAGCAgatcaacattgtccgctggcaAATGCTGAGTGTAGTGAGGAAAATACGTGCGTTTGCAAGACCAACTATTTCTATGTCAACGAGCGTTGCAAGGCAGCGAAGGGTGGCAGCTGTGATGCCGCGGATGACTGCGGATTCGATAAGGCAAAATGCGAACCGGAAGCCGAATCTGAATCGAAACAGTGCGACTGCATAAAGGGACACATCTATCATGATCAAACCTGTTTGAAGGAAGCGGAAGAGTACGAGGAGGAATGTGTTACTAACGAACAGTGCAGGCCGCTACTGGGGTCTCTAGCCAAATGTATGGACAACAAGTGCAAGTGCGATGAGAGTGGCACGCACTACAAGGATGGACAGTGCCAGGTCAAGAAGA AATTCCGCCGTCGTAGACGTTTTAGAAAACCAAATCCAAACG CTTTGAACGAGCGTTGCGATCGATCCAGCCAATGTTACGTCGAAGAGGGTGACGAAAATGTGGAGTGCCGGAACTCGTCCTGCCAGTGCAAATTTGACTTTACCACGGACGTAGAACGGCAGCGCTGTGTCAAACCAAGCCGAGGAAAAA
- the LOC129717855 gene encoding prion-like-(Q/N-rich) domain-bearing protein 25 isoform X3: protein MLIYLKPPETIGVRVTHAKGSRSVLWPCIIGSDDCSKVPRAQCSIYGFCQCPAGHVFSTDVTRCLPESLYGVACEEAVQCSHMLTGAKCDGGFCTCDTDYTYVRGRCRQLANLHEPCTDDIDCFFSYNREAVVCRNNACECALGFYERSTNVCRRRVSLGDACLVNEDCSGDEVECLADKCTSTAESKTFRDVGIQVRSLEKVETKEASWNSQQQQQTSNSRQSSFSEEHGGRRDSSTSGSTAKRFDTTAAFGDSCAEEMKECTGLRYSVCKVGQCHCREGFYNVDGACKAELGEHVDFAEDCGGGNFSPEGRCVCANNQFYNYHMRTCLKGVLGINTSCTASSQCSPYGEAYCTSAPPKRCTCYPYAEYDAKRQMCVRKTGYEQYCEADQHCPLANAECSEENTCVCKTNYFYVNERCKAAKGGSCDAADDCGFDKAKCEPEAESESKQCDCIKGHIYHDQTCLKEAEEYEEECVTNEQCRPLLGSLAKCMDNKCKCDESGTHYKDGQCQVKKKFRRRRRFRKPNPNALNERCDRSSQCYVEEGDENVECRNSSCQCKFDFTTDVERQRCVKPSRGKNASGRPSPLKVITLALTGAAILITGSALRDAYYM, encoded by the exons GATCCCGCAGTGTGCTGTGGCCATGCATCATTGGGTCGGACGACTGCAGTAAGGTGCCCAGGGCGCAGTGCTCAATTTACGGTTTTTGCCAGTGTCCAGCGGGCCATGTGTTTTCCACCGATGTTACGCGCTGCTTGCCCGAATCGCTCTACGGGGTAGCGTGCGAGGAAGCGGTGCAGTGTTCTCATATGCTTACCGGTGCCAAGTGCGATGGTGGCTTCTGTACCTGTGACACCGATTACACCTACGTTCGTGGACGATGCCGTCAGCTGGCAAACCTGCACGAACCCTGCACTGAT GACATTGACTGTTTCTTCAGCTACAATCGCGAAGCAGTTGTTTGTCGGAATAATGCTTGCGAGTGCGCACTAGGTTTCTACGAAAGAAGTACAAATGTGTGCCGCCGACGAGTTTCTC TCGGCGACGCTTGTCTGGTGAATGAAGACTGCAGTGGAGATGAAGTGGAGTGTCTGGCCGATAAATGCACATCCACCGCAGAATCCAAAACATTTCGCGATGTCGGTATTCAGGTTAGATCACTGGAAAAAGTGGAGACGAAAGAGGCTTCTTGGAATAGtcaacaacagcagcaaactAGTAATAGCCGACAGAGCAGTTTCAGTGAAGAGCATGGAGGTCGCAGGGATAGCAGCACCAGTGGATCCACCGCTAAGAGATTTGATACCACCGCAGCAT TTGGAGATTCTTGTGCGGAGGAAATGAAGGAGTGCACCGGCTTGCGCTATTCGGTGTGCAAAGTGGGGCAATGTCACTGCCGGGAAGGTTTCTACAACGTTGATGGTGCTTGCAAGGCGGAACTTGGAGAACACGTTGATTTCGCAGAAGATTGTGGAGGTGGAAACTTTTCTCCGGAAGGTAGATGCGTGTGCGCGAACAATCAATTTTACAACTATCATATGAGAACATGCTTAAAAG GTGTCCTCGGTATTAACACATCCTGCACGGCTAGCAGTCAGTGTTCACCGTACGGTGAAGCGTACTGTACTTCCGCACCGCCGAAGCGTTGCACCTGCTATCCGTACGCCGAATACGATGCAAAGCGGCAGATGTGCGTACGTAAGACCGGTTACGAGCAGTACTGCGAAGCAgatcaacattgtccgctggcaAATGCTGAGTGTAGTGAGGAAAATACGTGCGTTTGCAAGACCAACTATTTCTATGTCAACGAGCGTTGCAAGGCAGCGAAGGGTGGCAGCTGTGATGCCGCGGATGACTGCGGATTCGATAAGGCAAAATGCGAACCGGAAGCCGAATCTGAATCGAAACAGTGCGACTGCATAAAGGGACACATCTATCATGATCAAACCTGTTTGAAGGAAGCGGAAGAGTACGAGGAGGAATGTGTTACTAACGAACAGTGCAGGCCGCTACTGGGGTCTCTAGCCAAATGTATGGACAACAAGTGCAAGTGCGATGAGAGTGGCACGCACTACAAGGATGGACAGTGCCAGGTCAAGAAGA AATTCCGCCGTCGTAGACGTTTTAGAAAACCAAATCCAAACG CTTTGAACGAGCGTTGCGATCGATCCAGCCAATGTTACGTCGAAGAGGGTGACGAAAATGTGGAGTGCCGGAACTCGTCCTGCCAGTGCAAATTTGACTTTACCACGGACGTAGAACGGCAGCGCTGTGTCAAACCAAGCCGAGGAAAAA
- the LOC129717855 gene encoding prion-like-(Q/N-rich) domain-bearing protein 25 isoform X5 — protein sequence MLTGAKCDGGFCTCDTDYTYVRGRCRQLANLHEPCTDDIDCFFSYNREAVVCRNNACECALGFYERSTNVCRRRVSLGDACLVNEDCSGDEVECLADKCTSTAESKTFRDVGIQVRSLEKVETKEASWNSQQQQQTSNSRQSSFSEEHGGRRDSSTSGSTAKRFDTTAAFGDSCAEEMKECTGLRYSVCKVGQCHCREGFYNVDGACKAELGEHVDFAEDCGGGNFSPEGRCVCANNQFYNYHMRTCLKGVLGINTSCTASSQCSPYGEAYCTSAPPKRCTCYPYAEYDAKRQMCVRKTGYEQYCEADQHCPLANAECSEENTCVCKTNYFYVNERCKAAKGGSCDAADDCGFDKAKCEPEAESESKQCDCIKGHIYHDQTCLKEAEEYEEECVTNEQCRPLLGSLAKCMDNKCKCDESGTHYKDGQCQVKKKFRRRRRFRKPNPNALNERCDRSSQCYVEEGDENVECRNSSCQCKFDFTTDVERQRCVKPSRGKNASGRPSPLKVITLALTGAAILITGSALRDAYYM from the exons ATGCTTACCGGTGCCAAGTGCGATGGTGGCTTCTGTACCTGTGACACCGATTACACCTACGTTCGTGGACGATGCCGTCAGCTGGCAAACCTGCACGAACCCTGCACTGAT GACATTGACTGTTTCTTCAGCTACAATCGCGAAGCAGTTGTTTGTCGGAATAATGCTTGCGAGTGCGCACTAGGTTTCTACGAAAGAAGTACAAATGTGTGCCGCCGACGAGTTTCTC TCGGCGACGCTTGTCTGGTGAATGAAGACTGCAGTGGAGATGAAGTGGAGTGTCTGGCCGATAAATGCACATCCACCGCAGAATCCAAAACATTTCGCGATGTCGGTATTCAGGTTAGATCACTGGAAAAAGTGGAGACGAAAGAGGCTTCTTGGAATAGtcaacaacagcagcaaactAGTAATAGCCGACAGAGCAGTTTCAGTGAAGAGCATGGAGGTCGCAGGGATAGCAGCACCAGTGGATCCACCGCTAAGAGATTTGATACCACCGCAGCAT TTGGAGATTCTTGTGCGGAGGAAATGAAGGAGTGCACCGGCTTGCGCTATTCGGTGTGCAAAGTGGGGCAATGTCACTGCCGGGAAGGTTTCTACAACGTTGATGGTGCTTGCAAGGCGGAACTTGGAGAACACGTTGATTTCGCAGAAGATTGTGGAGGTGGAAACTTTTCTCCGGAAGGTAGATGCGTGTGCGCGAACAATCAATTTTACAACTATCATATGAGAACATGCTTAAAAG GTGTCCTCGGTATTAACACATCCTGCACGGCTAGCAGTCAGTGTTCACCGTACGGTGAAGCGTACTGTACTTCCGCACCGCCGAAGCGTTGCACCTGCTATCCGTACGCCGAATACGATGCAAAGCGGCAGATGTGCGTACGTAAGACCGGTTACGAGCAGTACTGCGAAGCAgatcaacattgtccgctggcaAATGCTGAGTGTAGTGAGGAAAATACGTGCGTTTGCAAGACCAACTATTTCTATGTCAACGAGCGTTGCAAGGCAGCGAAGGGTGGCAGCTGTGATGCCGCGGATGACTGCGGATTCGATAAGGCAAAATGCGAACCGGAAGCCGAATCTGAATCGAAACAGTGCGACTGCATAAAGGGACACATCTATCATGATCAAACCTGTTTGAAGGAAGCGGAAGAGTACGAGGAGGAATGTGTTACTAACGAACAGTGCAGGCCGCTACTGGGGTCTCTAGCCAAATGTATGGACAACAAGTGCAAGTGCGATGAGAGTGGCACGCACTACAAGGATGGACAGTGCCAGGTCAAGAAGA AATTCCGCCGTCGTAGACGTTTTAGAAAACCAAATCCAAACG CTTTGAACGAGCGTTGCGATCGATCCAGCCAATGTTACGTCGAAGAGGGTGACGAAAATGTGGAGTGCCGGAACTCGTCCTGCCAGTGCAAATTTGACTTTACCACGGACGTAGAACGGCAGCGCTGTGTCAAACCAAGCCGAGGAAAAA